In Gigantopelta aegis isolate Gae_Host chromosome 14, Gae_host_genome, whole genome shotgun sequence, the following proteins share a genomic window:
- the LOC121389035 gene encoding uncharacterized protein LOC121389035 encodes MVHVVTCDVVVVVLMLLWSLSDCQNSANELAPLDVRTSSTDYPTLVNDTTLNVTLQIADTHGSVLGRASLPFGMAVKLKIESSNINKTFVAVPVQCHLVSVNSKRRYAILKNGCGDGIVMSKTDGFAIYNGTGFSSAFRALDFSTNNRIKFSCNVVFRKYVDTITTCNNSSSAALTTSGRVEHFRDVNAKIQYMIKGNNSGMFTFVETRVVGLTFAEQLIASKLKRGDLALSQNGTTSPTDVKYQDDSLHARRLIFILAFCGFYLFILAVFISIQIDRNKLESMRKPIL; translated from the exons ATGGTACATGTGGTGACGTGTGACGTTGTCGTAGTCGTGCTGATGCTGTTGTGGTCCTTATCGGATTGTCAAAATTCAgcaaat GAATTGGCTCCACTGGATGTTAGAACATCATCAACGGATTATCCAACACTCGTTAACGACACCACCTTGAACGTGACCCTGCAGATAGCGGATACCCATGGCAGTGTCCTTGGAAGAGCTTCTCTTCCATTTGGAATGGCTGTCAAACTCAAGATAGAATCTAGTaacattaacaaaacatttgtagCGGTTCCTGTCCAGTGCCATCTTGTTTCTGTCAACTCAAAACGGAGGTACGCCATTTTGAAAAACGGCTGTGGTGACGGCATTGTTATGTCTAAAACAGACGGATTCGCCATCTACAATGGAACCGGTTTCAGTTCAGCATTCAGGGCTCTGGATTTTTCTACCAACAATCGGATTAAGTTCTCATGTAATGTTGTGTTTAGGAAATATGTTGATACCATCACGACTTGTAATAATAGTTCATCCGCTGCACTGACAACTAGCGGCCGTGTTGAACATTTTCGAGACGTCAACGCGAAAATACAATATATGAtaaaggggaataactctgGAATGTTCACCTTTGTGGAGACGAGAGTTGTAGGACTTACCTTTGCTGAACAACTAATTGCGTCCAAACTAAAGCGTGGAGATCTCGCCCTGTCTCAGAATGGCACAACGTCGCCAACAGACgtaaaataccaggatgactcTCTTCATGCCCGCAGACTCATTTTCATCCTGGCTTTTTGTGGATTTTACCTCTTCATACTTGCTGTGTTCATTTCAATACAGATTGATCGCAACAAACTCGAAAGCATGCGTAAACCAATACTGTAA